One genomic region from Desertibacillus haloalkaliphilus encodes:
- a CDS encoding nitroreductase family protein — MMMDFKEVINSRREVTQFLDKRIPKQTIDEILQVGLLVPTGNHLRSREFIVVQEQSKLTHLAKTTPFMPWLEDAKLGIVITGRPDVSKYWLQDASIASGHLWLAAVNAGLGCAFGAVLNTTDDVESNERETYVRKALSIPDDRRVLAILGIGYEAEPPSAKQPHEWDEIIHYETFSTN, encoded by the coding sequence ATGATGATGGATTTTAAAGAAGTCATTAACTCGAGACGTGAAGTTACTCAATTCCTTGACAAGCGAATTCCAAAACAAACGATCGATGAGATCCTCCAAGTCGGCTTACTGGTTCCAACAGGCAATCATTTACGCTCACGAGAATTTATCGTCGTTCAGGAGCAAAGCAAATTAACTCATCTTGCAAAAACAACGCCATTTATGCCGTGGTTAGAGGATGCGAAGCTTGGAATTGTCATTACTGGGCGGCCGGATGTTAGTAAGTATTGGCTTCAAGATGCCTCGATTGCTAGCGGACACCTTTGGTTAGCGGCAGTTAATGCTGGGCTCGGTTGTGCCTTTGGTGCCGTCTTAAATACGACCGATGACGTAGAATCAAATGAACGTGAGACGTATGTCAGAAAAGCACTATCAATTCCTGATGACCGGCGTGTGCTTGCGATTTTAGGAATCGGTTATGAGGCCGAACCTCCAAGTGCAAAACAGCCGCATGAGTGGGATGAGATCATTCACTACGAAACCTTTTCAACGAATTAA
- a CDS encoding GerAB/ArcD/ProY family transporter, which produces MRTQDQYEITAFEMTISVISLIFGVGILFQPSSLANALETPDGWMSLIVTGVISMGLVSIYSRLQKSFPGKSLFQYIESGITAKIGVTFVGAAFIIYFILVMAFQGRIFAVAIQMFLLYKTPTEVIVAVLLLMITYAETKGLQGIVHLNLLFTPIILVVLTVVLFSSVGLGDLDVNLPIMREGFTPILLGIMPSFYTLIGFLLIFFFMGKMKASTIKATPINIALAVVVLIQAFFVIFVQSTLGFESTKTLVFPAIGLVKEIEIPGQFFERTESLFLTIWVISVFTSMAMNLWMTLYLLRSYYFKRKRSRWLTPAVIFITYIVTFLPVTVEDTFQLGEWSGIVGVVAVSLAFIFAFITYRGARHHNRGA; this is translated from the coding sequence ATGAGGACTCAAGACCAATATGAAATCACCGCTTTCGAAATGACGATTTCCGTCATTTCACTTATTTTTGGTGTCGGGATTTTATTTCAGCCGTCAAGCTTAGCTAATGCGCTCGAGACTCCTGATGGGTGGATGTCACTCATTGTAACAGGGGTAATCTCGATGGGACTGGTATCGATTTATAGTCGATTGCAAAAATCGTTCCCGGGCAAAAGTTTATTTCAATACATTGAAAGTGGCATAACCGCAAAGATCGGTGTAACCTTCGTCGGAGCTGCCTTTATTATCTATTTTATTCTTGTTATGGCTTTTCAAGGCCGTATTTTTGCTGTTGCCATACAGATGTTTTTATTATACAAAACGCCAACAGAAGTGATTGTAGCTGTTTTATTACTTATGATTACTTACGCTGAAACGAAGGGATTGCAAGGGATTGTCCACCTTAACTTATTATTTACCCCGATTATCTTAGTTGTGTTAACGGTCGTCCTGTTTTCAAGTGTGGGGCTAGGCGATTTAGATGTAAACCTTCCGATTATGAGAGAGGGATTCACCCCGATTTTACTAGGGATTATGCCAAGTTTTTATACCTTGATTGGGTTTTTGTTGATTTTTTTCTTTATGGGGAAAATGAAGGCATCGACTATTAAAGCGACTCCAATCAATATTGCATTGGCAGTTGTCGTCTTGATTCAAGCTTTTTTTGTGATCTTCGTTCAATCTACCTTAGGGTTTGAATCCACAAAAACACTCGTTTTTCCGGCGATAGGATTAGTTAAGGAAATTGAAATTCCTGGCCAATTCTTTGAGCGGACCGAGTCACTATTTTTAACAATATGGGTCATAAGTGTGTTTACTTCCATGGCGATGAACCTTTGGATGACACTTTATCTTTTGCGTAGCTACTATTTCAAAAGAAAAAGATCAAGGTGGCTTACGCCTGCAGTTATTTTTATAACATATATTGTAACCTTTTTGCCTGTAACCGTTGAAGATACGTTTCAGTTAGGGGAATGGAGTGGCATCGTAGGTGTTGTAGCTGTCAGTCTAGCCTTTATATTTGCATTCATCACGTATAGGGGTGCCAGGCACCATAACCGTGGTGCCTGA
- the nirD gene encoding nitrite reductase small subunit NirD, whose amino-acid sequence MGKVGSAKRIEVAKVEDLAVGVGKRVELQDEKIALFRLNDDRVHAVQNSCPHKQGPLSEGIVSGDHVFCPLHDWKIDVTDGMVQAPDEGCVKRYDVEVENGTVYIVK is encoded by the coding sequence TTGGGTAAAGTCGGAAGTGCAAAAAGAATAGAGGTTGCAAAGGTAGAAGATTTAGCGGTTGGGGTCGGTAAGCGGGTAGAACTTCAGGATGAGAAGATCGCGCTGTTCCGCCTAAACGATGATCGCGTGCATGCCGTGCAGAATAGTTGTCCACATAAGCAGGGGCCATTGTCTGAGGGGATCGTCAGTGGTGATCACGTCTTTTGCCCGCTCCACGACTGGAAAATTGATGTGACAGATGGAATGGTGCAAGCACCCGATGAAGGCTGCGTGAAACGCTATGACGTTGAAGTGGAGAATGGTACCGTGTATATCGTGAAGTAA
- the nirB gene encoding nitrite reductase large subunit NirB has protein sequence MMREKLVLIGNGMAGIRTLEEIMKIDKDRFEITVFGEEPYPNYNRIMLSKVLQGDTSVDDIVLNDYVWYAENQIELHTGDPVVKVDTKKQVVYSENGIKRPYDKLIFATGSNPFMLPLPGADKEGVIAFRNIKDTETMIEAAKSYKKAAVIGGGLLGLEAARGLLNLNMEVDVIHISDYLMERQLDAQSGKMLRQELESQGMNFLLEKNTDSIVGNKRVEGLRFKDGTSIDADLVVMAVGIKPNIDLAKKSGLKAERAILVDDYMQTSAKNVYAVGECAEHRGIAYGLVAPLYEQGKVLAEHICAEEPSTVPGYQGSVVYTQLKVSGVDVFSAGKFVDGENTKAIRVHDEFEGVYKKVVVEGDKVVGAILFGDTSDSPRLLQMMRDGQDVSEMDKVAILPSEAEGGSKESPVVAMADSEIICGCNGVSKGAICSAITDQGLSTVEEVKQCTNASRSCGGCKPLVADLLELTTGAEVANAKEPMCGCTDHSHEEVVEQIRELGLSHRREVMNVLGWESDEGCSKCRPAINYYLKMVDPINNEDDHTSRFVNERLHANINHNGTFTVVPRMYGGVTNADQLRKIADVAEKYEVPLLKVTGGQRIDLFGVEKEDLPNVWEDLGMRSGSAYAKALRTVKTCVGEQFCRFGTQDSIGLGIELEKKFEYINTPHKVKMAVSACPRNCAESGIKDFGVVGVDGGWELYVGGNGGVDLRGGDLFVKVETKEEIIDTISAFMQYYRENARYLERTSHFIERVGLDHMKKVILEDEQGRKALIERMEVALSTGKDPWKEIVDSEEKKKELFEKKSVEV, from the coding sequence ATCATGAGAGAGAAACTAGTACTTATCGGGAATGGAATGGCTGGCATTCGAACGCTTGAAGAGATTATGAAAATAGATAAAGATCGTTTTGAAATTACCGTGTTTGGTGAGGAACCGTATCCGAATTACAACCGAATTATGTTATCGAAAGTGTTGCAAGGGGATACGAGCGTCGATGATATCGTTTTAAATGATTACGTTTGGTATGCAGAAAATCAAATTGAATTACATACCGGTGATCCAGTTGTCAAAGTCGATACGAAAAAGCAGGTTGTTTATAGCGAGAATGGGATTAAGCGTCCGTATGATAAGTTGATCTTTGCGACAGGTTCAAATCCATTTATGCTGCCACTACCAGGGGCAGACAAAGAAGGTGTGATCGCCTTCCGGAACATTAAAGATACGGAAACGATGATTGAGGCAGCAAAATCATACAAAAAGGCAGCTGTGATCGGTGGGGGGTTACTCGGACTTGAAGCTGCGCGTGGCCTCTTGAACTTAAATATGGAGGTTGATGTCATTCATATCTCTGACTATTTAATGGAACGTCAGCTTGATGCGCAATCTGGTAAGATGCTTCGTCAAGAGCTTGAGTCACAAGGAATGAATTTTTTATTAGAAAAGAATACAGACAGCATTGTCGGTAATAAACGAGTCGAGGGTCTTCGTTTCAAAGACGGCACGAGTATTGATGCCGATCTTGTCGTGATGGCGGTTGGGATTAAGCCGAACATTGATCTAGCTAAAAAGAGTGGGCTAAAAGCAGAACGTGCGATTCTCGTTGATGATTATATGCAAACGAGTGCGAAAAACGTCTATGCCGTTGGTGAATGTGCCGAACACCGTGGGATCGCGTACGGCCTTGTTGCACCACTCTATGAACAAGGAAAAGTGTTAGCGGAGCACATCTGCGCAGAAGAACCATCAACAGTTCCAGGTTATCAAGGCTCTGTCGTCTATACACAGTTAAAAGTTTCAGGTGTGGATGTGTTCTCAGCTGGTAAGTTTGTCGACGGCGAAAACACGAAAGCGATCCGTGTTCATGATGAGTTTGAAGGTGTTTATAAAAAGGTTGTTGTGGAAGGTGACAAAGTGGTCGGGGCGATTCTCTTCGGTGATACGTCTGATTCACCGCGACTGTTACAAATGATGAGAGATGGTCAAGACGTTTCAGAGATGGATAAAGTGGCGATCCTTCCATCAGAAGCGGAGGGTGGTTCAAAAGAAAGTCCAGTCGTTGCGATGGCTGATAGTGAAATCATCTGTGGATGTAATGGTGTCTCTAAAGGTGCGATTTGTTCAGCGATTACCGATCAAGGCTTATCGACGGTTGAAGAAGTGAAGCAGTGCACAAATGCCTCGCGTTCATGTGGCGGCTGTAAACCATTAGTCGCTGATCTACTAGAGCTGACAACAGGGGCAGAAGTAGCAAATGCGAAAGAGCCAATGTGTGGCTGTACCGATCACTCTCATGAAGAAGTGGTTGAGCAAATTCGTGAGCTCGGTCTATCGCACCGACGCGAAGTGATGAATGTCCTTGGTTGGGAATCAGATGAAGGCTGCTCGAAATGTCGGCCGGCGATTAACTATTACTTGAAAATGGTGGATCCAATTAACAATGAAGATGATCACACGTCACGATTTGTGAATGAACGTCTGCATGCCAACATCAACCATAATGGTACGTTTACCGTTGTACCGAGAATGTATGGCGGGGTCACAAACGCAGATCAATTACGTAAGATTGCTGATGTTGCCGAAAAATATGAGGTCCCACTTTTAAAAGTCACCGGTGGTCAGCGTATTGACTTGTTCGGTGTTGAGAAGGAAGATTTGCCGAATGTATGGGAAGATCTTGGAATGAGATCAGGTTCTGCCTATGCAAAAGCGTTACGTACGGTGAAAACATGTGTTGGTGAACAGTTCTGTCGCTTTGGCACACAAGATTCAATCGGTTTAGGGATTGAGCTTGAGAAAAAATTTGAATACATTAACACCCCTCATAAAGTAAAAATGGCTGTATCCGCTTGTCCGCGAAATTGTGCGGAATCAGGCATCAAAGACTTCGGTGTTGTCGGTGTTGACGGTGGCTGGGAGCTTTATGTCGGCGGTAATGGTGGGGTCGACCTCCGCGGTGGTGACCTGTTCGTTAAAGTTGAAACGAAGGAAGAGATCATTGATACGATCAGTGCCTTTATGCAGTACTACAGAGAGAATGCTCGTTACCTTGAGCGTACGTCACATTTCATTGAACGCGTCGGCTTAGATCATATGAAGAAAGTGATTTTGGAAGATGAACAAGGGCGTAAAGCGTTAATCGAACGGATGGAGGTCGCGTTATCCACAGGGAAAGACCCGTGGAAAGAGATTGTGGATAGTGAAGAGAAGAAAAAGGAATTGTTTGAAAAGAAATCGGTTGAAGTATAA
- a CDS encoding formate/nitrite transporter family protein yields the protein MFTETLEALNKMALTKKKLLEASIFKYVLAACLAGAYVGLGIVLIFSVGAPLADISSPITSLLMGVSFAVALILVIFAGAELFTGNNMVYTVSTLSGVTTWRDTIVNWFWCYLGNLIGAAALVLLIFGSGIFSGIGGSHLLMTTAETKMSAGTLELFIRGILCNWLVCLAIWTGLRTKNDAAKLILIFWMLFAFIASGYEHSIANMTVLGLALVHPGPETITIAGFFHNLIPVTLGNIVGGGLFVGGVYWLIQPQKREQEQAKKDVVVSQINASAK from the coding sequence ATGTTTACAGAAACGCTGGAAGCACTCAACAAGATGGCTCTAACAAAGAAGAAGTTACTTGAGGCTAGTATTTTTAAGTACGTTCTTGCCGCTTGTTTGGCGGGAGCTTATGTCGGGCTAGGGATTGTGTTGATTTTTTCAGTGGGAGCACCGCTTGCTGACATCTCATCACCAATCACATCGCTTTTGATGGGCGTATCCTTTGCGGTTGCACTTATCCTCGTCATTTTTGCGGGGGCGGAGCTTTTTACTGGTAATAACATGGTTTATACCGTGAGTACGCTCTCGGGGGTGACAACCTGGCGAGATACAATCGTCAATTGGTTCTGGTGTTACCTCGGAAATTTGATCGGGGCAGCGGCTTTAGTTTTACTTATTTTCGGGTCTGGGATTTTTTCAGGCATTGGTGGCAGTCATTTGTTAATGACAACGGCTGAAACGAAAATGAGTGCCGGAACGCTAGAGTTATTCATTCGTGGAATTTTATGTAACTGGCTCGTTTGTCTCGCGATTTGGACCGGGTTGAGGACAAAAAATGATGCCGCTAAATTGATTTTAATCTTTTGGATGTTATTTGCCTTTATTGCTTCAGGTTACGAGCATAGCATTGCCAACATGACTGTACTTGGGTTAGCCCTTGTGCACCCAGGGCCAGAGACGATTACGATTGCAGGATTCTTTCATAACTTAATTCCGGTCACGCTCGGAAATATTGTTGGAGGTGGACTTTTTGTAGGGGGGGTATATTGGCTGATTCAACCACAAAAACGTGAGCAAGAACAAGCAAAAAAAGATGTTGTCGTTTCGCAAATCAATGCTTCTGCTAAATAA
- a CDS encoding HPP family protein, translating into MLGKSFNKDDSQPVHTLDSSYFEKMRGNQKSESRIALTDNIIATTGGLIAIIVLSFIAIPLGYPMVLGPMGASALLVFVAYAGPFSQPRHIFGGHLLSTLTALAVWDLFGRTHITIGITLALVLFLMIFAKVLHPPAAASAIVAINTEVGWGFLVTTMICALVLIAISVVYNNFFKDRQYPKQWI; encoded by the coding sequence ATGTTAGGTAAAAGTTTTAATAAAGACGATAGTCAGCCGGTACATACATTAGACAGCTCTTATTTTGAAAAAATGCGTGGCAATCAAAAGAGTGAGTCGAGGATTGCGTTAACGGATAACATTATTGCAACGACAGGTGGTTTGATTGCGATCATTGTGTTAAGTTTTATTGCAATTCCGTTGGGTTATCCGATGGTGCTTGGTCCGATGGGGGCGAGTGCGTTACTTGTGTTTGTTGCGTATGCTGGACCGTTTTCGCAGCCGCGTCATATTTTTGGTGGGCATTTGTTGTCAACGTTGACGGCGCTTGCGGTTTGGGATTTGTTTGGTCGGACGCATATTACGATTGGGATTACGCTTGCTCTTGTGTTATTTTTAATGATTTTTGCTAAAGTGTTGCATCCGCCTGCGGCTGCAAGTGCGATTGTTGCGATTAATACTGAGGTTGGTTGGGGCTTTTTAGTGACGACGATGATTTGTGCGCTTGTGTTAATTGCGATTTCAGTGGTTTATAATAACTTTTTTAAAGATCGGCAATATCCGAAGCAGTGGATCTAG
- a CDS encoding class I SAM-dependent methyltransferase, translated as MLKDTGERIIPKEMKPTNGMLLEHLARYYFSTPYANGRVLDIASGTGYGSVMIAKTRNTEVDEVIGVELDPDTLDYAKKNYYHPRVHFKQGNALDPDLPEKIGTFDTILSFETIEHVSDDQLFVKNMYQLLNKGGTLVLSTPFGRGRGVPSSEPYHYHQLTEDEFKELFTDFSEVEFYYQRYVTFEPPRPGVRYPIGVAVCKK; from the coding sequence TTGTTAAAAGATACTGGTGAACGTATTATTCCAAAAGAAATGAAACCGACAAATGGAATGTTACTTGAACACCTAGCCCGCTATTACTTTTCCACACCGTATGCGAACGGAAGGGTCTTAGATATCGCTTCTGGTACAGGCTACGGAAGTGTCATGATCGCCAAAACACGCAATACTGAAGTGGATGAAGTGATTGGCGTTGAACTTGACCCAGACACACTTGACTATGCGAAAAAGAACTACTACCACCCACGCGTGCACTTTAAACAAGGGAATGCGCTCGATCCTGATCTCCCTGAAAAGATCGGAACATTTGATACGATTTTAAGCTTCGAAACGATTGAGCACGTCAGCGATGACCAGCTATTTGTCAAAAACATGTACCAGTTGTTAAATAAAGGCGGAACACTCGTCCTCTCGACACCATTTGGAAGAGGACGAGGCGTCCCAAGCTCCGAGCCTTATCATTATCATCAGTTAACCGAAGACGAATTTAAAGAGTTATTTACAGACTTTAGCGAGGTCGAATTTTATTACCAACGTTACGTCACCTTTGAGCCTCCTAGACCTGGCGTTCGCTACCCAATCGGTGTCGCTGTTTGTAAGAAGTAA
- a CDS encoding universal stress protein has product MKNLLLAADGSEHSIRAAQKAVELAKLSGDAKITIVYAIDGATSKADVLHNTDKLIIEKKRKEKLQEVEDTVKQAGIEVELKMLQGEPGPTIVDFANEHDFEYVIIGSRGLNKLQSMVLGSVSHKVAKRVQAPVMIVK; this is encoded by the coding sequence GTGAAAAACTTACTATTAGCTGCAGATGGCTCAGAGCACTCGATTCGAGCAGCGCAAAAAGCGGTTGAACTAGCGAAATTGAGTGGGGATGCAAAAATCACCATCGTTTATGCGATTGATGGGGCAACGTCTAAAGCGGATGTATTGCATAACACCGATAAACTGATCATCGAGAAAAAGCGTAAAGAGAAGCTTCAAGAGGTTGAAGATACCGTAAAACAAGCAGGTATTGAGGTTGAGCTAAAAATGCTTCAAGGAGAGCCAGGGCCAACGATCGTTGACTTTGCAAACGAGCATGATTTTGAGTATGTCATCATCGGTAGCCGTGGGTTAAATAAGCTCCAAAGTATGGTACTTGGAAGCGTAAGCCACAAGGTTGCTAAGCGTGTACAAGCACCTGTGATGATTGTGAAATAA
- a CDS encoding SulP family inorganic anion transporter, protein MNLEAIKQEWFGNVKGDILAGMVVALALIPEAIAFSIIAGVDPMVGLYASFCIAVVIAFVGGRPGMISAATGAMALLMITLVAEHGLEYLLAATILTGILQIIFGVCKLARFMKFVPRSVMVGFVNALAILIFTSQLQHFVGETWIMYSLVALTLAIIYILPRFTTAVPSALVAIVVVTAIAVIANVGVRTVGDMGELTQTLPVFALPNIPLNLETLMIIFPYSLALAIVGILESLLTASIVDDMTDTDSDKNKESRGQGIANIVTGFFGGMAGCAMIGQSVINVKSGGRGRLSALVAGVFLMFLIVVLGGLVVQIPMAALAGVMIMVSIGTFDWNSLRTLHKVPRTDAAVMVVTVGTVVVTHDLSKGVLAGVVLSAIFFAAKISKVHVTTMMAEGGTKKVYRVRGQIFFASVTDFMASFDFKDDVKEVEIDLSEAHLWDDSAVGAIDKIKMKYDQNDTKVTMIGLNNESSKLMDEMGGTTASGH, encoded by the coding sequence TTGAATTTAGAAGCAATTAAGCAAGAATGGTTTGGCAACGTGAAGGGAGACATTCTTGCCGGCATGGTTGTTGCGCTAGCACTTATTCCTGAAGCAATCGCATTCTCTATCATTGCCGGTGTAGACCCGATGGTAGGATTATATGCATCGTTCTGTATAGCGGTTGTGATCGCCTTTGTCGGTGGTCGCCCAGGGATGATTTCTGCGGCAACAGGTGCAATGGCATTATTAATGATTACGTTAGTTGCTGAACATGGCTTGGAGTATTTATTGGCTGCGACGATTTTGACAGGTATTTTGCAAATCATTTTCGGGGTATGTAAACTTGCGCGTTTTATGAAGTTTGTTCCTCGATCGGTGATGGTAGGGTTTGTTAATGCGCTCGCGATTCTTATTTTTACGTCGCAATTACAACATTTTGTTGGTGAGACGTGGATCATGTACTCGTTAGTAGCGCTGACATTAGCAATTATTTACATTTTACCTCGGTTCACAACAGCGGTACCATCTGCGCTAGTAGCGATTGTTGTCGTTACAGCAATAGCGGTTATCGCTAATGTTGGCGTGCGTACCGTTGGTGATATGGGAGAATTAACTCAAACATTACCGGTGTTTGCGTTACCGAATATCCCGCTAAACCTTGAGACTCTAATGATTATTTTCCCTTATTCATTGGCACTAGCGATTGTTGGTATCCTTGAGTCGTTATTAACAGCGTCAATTGTTGATGATATGACGGACACAGACAGTGATAAAAACAAAGAAAGTCGTGGTCAAGGGATTGCTAATATCGTAACGGGTTTCTTTGGTGGTATGGCAGGTTGTGCGATGATCGGACAATCTGTGATCAACGTCAAATCTGGCGGTAGAGGACGACTTTCTGCGCTTGTTGCTGGTGTCTTCTTGATGTTCTTAATTGTCGTTCTCGGTGGGCTTGTTGTGCAGATTCCAATGGCCGCACTTGCCGGAGTCATGATTATGGTTTCGATCGGTACATTTGACTGGAATTCATTACGTACACTGCACAAAGTACCACGTACCGATGCGGCAGTTATGGTCGTTACTGTCGGTACAGTCGTTGTGACACATGACTTATCTAAAGGGGTTTTAGCTGGGGTTGTCTTAAGTGCCATCTTCTTTGCAGCGAAGATCTCGAAGGTTCATGTGACAACAATGATGGCTGAAGGTGGAACGAAAAAGGTTTACCGCGTTCGCGGACAGATTTTCTTCGCATCAGTGACTGACTTTATGGCTTCATTTGATTTTAAAGACGATGTTAAAGAAGTTGAAATCGACTTATCAGAAGCGCACTTATGGGATGACTCAGCTGTTGGTGCGATTGACAAGATTAAAATGAAGTATGATCAAAATGACACGAAAGTAACGATGATTGGTTTAAATAATGAAAGTTCGAAGTTAATGGATGAAATGGGAGGCACAACAGCCTCTGGTCACTAA
- a CDS encoding CBS domain-containing protein, whose amino-acid sequence MAQTLNEIMSKNVVSVSPQQSVQEAAALMSQYNIGSIPVVENGQLRGIITDRDITLRSTAQGSAANTPVSQCMTAGVTAGSPTMDVHQAAQMMAQNQVRRLPVVDNNGVVGMVALGDLAVQNIYQNEAEQALSNISTPSRPDQLS is encoded by the coding sequence ATGGCACAAACTTTAAATGAAATTATGTCTAAAAATGTTGTTTCTGTTTCACCGCAACAATCGGTGCAAGAAGCAGCGGCTTTAATGAGCCAATATAACATTGGTTCCATTCCTGTTGTTGAAAACGGTCAATTACGTGGGATCATCACTGACCGTGACATCACGCTCCGTTCAACAGCACAAGGGAGTGCAGCAAACACACCTGTATCTCAGTGCATGACTGCAGGCGTAACAGCAGGTTCTCCGACAATGGATGTTCATCAAGCAGCACAAATGATGGCACAAAACCAAGTACGTCGTCTTCCTGTTGTTGACAACAACGGTGTTGTCGGTATGGTTGCACTTGGTGACCTAGCTGTCCAAAACATTTATCAAAATGAAGCAGAACAAGCACTTTCCAACATTTCAACACCATCTAGACCTGATCAACTTTCTTAA
- the fdhD gene encoding formate dehydrogenase accessory sulfurtransferase FdhD translates to MDKPIIIKRPVYTYDRGTFISKSEKVVTEYPLTIQIHGEEFATVVCTPKELEEMVVGFLASEGIIRMYDKDVKSLSIDEGRGMAYVTLNHKPDVSLHLHSKRFIGSCCGNSRQSFYFHHDVRTAKTSLSTITVSAESCFQLMESLQQHSDVFKETGGVHSAAICNSSTLLVMRSDIGRHNALDKLYGYCLMNKISVRDKILVFSGRISSEVLLKAAKIGIGIVLSKSAPTNLALEMAEELNMTTVGFIRGTRMNIYTHPERIVV, encoded by the coding sequence ATGGATAAACCAATTATAATTAAACGACCTGTATATACATATGACCGGGGAACATTTATTTCGAAATCTGAGAAGGTTGTCACTGAATATCCATTAACGATTCAAATCCATGGTGAAGAGTTTGCAACGGTCGTTTGTACCCCAAAAGAGTTGGAAGAGATGGTTGTTGGCTTTTTAGCCTCGGAAGGGATTATTCGTATGTACGATAAAGATGTGAAATCACTGTCCATTGATGAGGGACGTGGGATGGCGTATGTTACGTTGAATCATAAGCCAGATGTGAGCTTACACTTACATTCAAAACGATTTATTGGTTCCTGTTGTGGGAATAGCCGACAATCTTTTTACTTTCATCATGATGTACGAACGGCGAAAACGTCTCTTTCTACGATCACCGTTTCTGCTGAAAGTTGTTTTCAGTTAATGGAAAGTTTGCAACAACATAGTGATGTTTTCAAGGAAACGGGTGGCGTTCATAGCGCGGCCATTTGCAATTCATCTACCTTATTAGTGATGAGAAGTGATATTGGTCGTCATAATGCCCTTGATAAGCTCTACGGCTATTGTTTAATGAATAAAATATCAGTCAGGGATAAAATTTTAGTTTTTAGTGGGAGAATCTCATCTGAGGTTTTACTAAAAGCAGCAAAGATTGGTATTGGTATCGTGTTATCAAAATCAGCACCAACAAACCTTGCTCTTGAAATGGCTGAGGAGTTAAATATGACAACTGTTGGCTTTATTCGTGGAACGAGAATGAATATTTACACACATCCGGAACGAATTGTTGTGTGA
- a CDS encoding heavy-metal-associated domain-containing protein, whose protein sequence is METRKISIVNLASQEDAEKVKQVLRDVWGIRGVDINVDKREAIVSFDAKAASFIDFQQAIADCGYQLENPEGDIKQDEF, encoded by the coding sequence TTGGAAACGCGGAAAATTTCAATCGTTAATTTGGCAAGCCAAGAAGACGCGGAGAAGGTTAAGCAAGTACTTCGAGATGTATGGGGCATTCGAGGTGTTGACATCAACGTTGATAAACGTGAAGCGATTGTGTCCTTTGACGCAAAGGCGGCTTCGTTCATTGATTTTCAGCAAGCTATAGCTGATTGTGGATACCAGCTTGAAAATCCAGAAGGTGATATCAAACAAGATGAATTCTAG
- a CDS encoding DUF1641 domain-containing protein, whose protein sequence is MAKQITQIEKQTPSEVEERAEAIKKLVDMTADNHESLMTFMEIIEELHEAGILDMVKGLLRTRDKVGALAVEQMNQPTMHRVIRNGTSAFQFLGRMDPDQLEQMLNGVSQGLDKTADRTGRQEPIGLWGMVKQMRDPDVNASMTTLLGFLQGMGQEFNKKTAQ, encoded by the coding sequence ATGGCAAAACAGATCACGCAAATTGAAAAACAGACACCATCTGAAGTAGAAGAACGTGCAGAGGCGATTAAGAAGCTTGTTGATATGACAGCAGACAACCATGAATCTTTAATGACCTTCATGGAAATTATCGAGGAACTTCATGAAGCAGGCATTCTCGATATGGTAAAAGGGTTACTACGGACGCGAGATAAGGTTGGTGCCTTGGCTGTCGAGCAAATGAATCAACCGACGATGCATCGCGTGATTCGGAATGGAACGAGCGCGTTTCAATTTTTAGGACGAATGGATCCGGATCAACTTGAGCAGATGCTAAACGGTGTATCTCAAGGGCTAGACAAGACGGCAGACCGTACTGGTAGACAGGAGCCTATCGGTCTATGGGGTATGGTAAAACAAATGCGAGATCCAGATGTTAATGCTTCAATGACAACACTACTCGGATTCTTACAGGGAATGGGCCAAGAGTTTAACAAAAAAACAGCTCAATAA